Part of the Streptomyces sp. HSG2 genome, GACCCGCCCCTGCCCGTGCTCGCCGACTGCGTCGCCATGCTGGACGAGTCGGGCGTGGACTGCCTGGAACTGGCCGTCCCCTTCCCGGACTCGCCCACCGACGGGCCCGTCGTACGGCGCTCCGCCGACCGGGCACTGGCCGAAGGGGTGGCCCTCGCCGAGACACTGGCCTTCGTCGAGGCCGTGCGACCCTCCCTGAAGCGGCTGCGCATCGCCCTGCTCGCCGATTGGAGCCACAGCCTGCGCACGTCGCCGCCCGCCGCCTACGCGCGCGCCGTGGCGGACAGCGGAGCCGACGCCCTGCTCGTCCACGGCCTTCCGCCCCGGGCCCGCGCCGCCCACCACGAGGCCCTGCGCGAGGCCGGACTGCCCGAGGTCACCACCTGCTACCCGGCGAGCCCCCCGGCCACCGTGGCCGAGGCGGCCGCCCACGCGACCGGCTACCTCTATGTGGTCGCCCGCTACGGACGCAGCGGCGGCGGCACTTCCCCCGGCGGTCACGCCGGGCTCGCCCCGTTCGTCGGCGCCCTTCGCGACCTGACAGCCTCCCCGATAGCCGTCGGCTTCGGGGTATCGACCGCCGAGGATCTCGCCTCCGTCGCGCTGAGCGGCGCGGACGCGGCGATCGTCGGTTCCGCCGGAGTGTCGGCCCTGGAGCGGGCCCGCGAAACCGGGGCAGACCCGGTGAACGCCTACCGCTCATTCACCGCCGCACTCGGCCGCCCTTGCACCGCCGTCCCACGTCCCAGAGGAGGAGAACGTGATCATCCGGAACCTTGAGAACGTCAAGACCGTCGAGTGGGGCAACGGCCTCAGCCGCCGCTTCATCCTGGCCGCCGACGGGCTGGGCTACAGCATCACCGACACCACCGTGCGGGCCGGGACCAAGTCCCGGCTGGAATACCGCAACCACCTGGAGACCTGCTACTGCATCGAGGGCTCCGGGGAGGTGGTGGAGCTCGACGGCACCAGCCACCCGCTCACGCCGGGCGTCCTGTATGCGCTGGACAACCACGACCCGCACTTCCTGGTCGCCTCGCCCCATGAGGACCTGCGCCTGGTCTGCGTCTTCGCCCCTGCCCTCCGGGGCGACGAGGTTCATCAGCTCGACGAGCACGTCTCGTCGGCCTACTAGGCCGCGTCCGAAAGAACCGGCCCGGACAGCGGTCCGGGCAGCCGGTCACCGGCACACCCACCCGTCCGCAACCGACCGTGGTCACCCGCACGGCCCGTACGGAAGGCTCCGCAGTGAGACACCGCAACGCAGATCAGCAGGCACTGTGCGCCGGCATGGTCCAGTGGGGCAAGGCCCTGAGCGAAGGACACGTCGAAGCCGACGCACAGGCCGCCTTCGATCCGGCCCGCTGGCAACAGGTGTGCCGCAGCGGAGTGCTTGGGCTGCCCTTCCCCGAGCGATGGGGCGGCGCCGGACAGACCCTCACCACCACCCTCCACGTCCTGGAGACACTCGGCGAGACCTGCCGTGAGACCGGCCTCAGCTTCTGCGTGACGACCTCGATGGCCAGCACCGGAGTGCCGCTCGCCGTCTTCGGCACCGACGCCCAGCGGGAGCGCTTCCTGCCGGGCATCTGCTCCGGAGAACTGATCGGCGCCCACGCCGTCACCGAACCCGACAGCGGCTCGGACGCGATGGCGATGGCCACCCGCGCCGAGCGTGACGACGAGGACTTCGTGCTCACCGGAGGCAAGGCGTTCGTCAGCAACGGCCCGATCGCCGACGTCTTCGTCGTCTATGCCCGCACCCACCCCGACGGCGGCCCCCTCGGCACAACCGCCTTCCTCGTCGAACGCGGCACGCCCGGCCTCTTCGTGGGGGAGCCGACCGCCAAGATGGGCCTGCGTACCGCACCGTTGTCCACTCTGCACCTCGACGGCTGCCGGGTGCCGGCCGACCGCGTCCTCGGCCGGGTCGGGGGCGGGCTCCTCGTCCTCGACCACGTGATGAAGCGCGAGATCCTCTTCGGGTTCTCCGTCGGATTGGGGGAGATGCGCCACCGGCTGGACCGCGCGATCGCGTACGCGAGGGAGCGCCGCGCGTTCGGCCACCCCATCGGCGACTACCAGGCCGTCTCGCACCGCGTGGTCGACATGAAGATCCGTACCGACACCGCCGCCAAGTGGCTGTACGACACCGCCGAGCAGCTCACCGCGGGCGAGGACATCACCGCCGACCTCGCCATCACCAAGATCCTCGCCAGCGAGGCCGCGCTGTCCACCAGCCTCTCGGCGATCCGCGTGTTCGGCGGCGCCGGCTACCTCACCGAGGTCGGACTGGAGAAGGACCTGCGCGCCGCCGTCGCCGGCACCCTCTACTCGGGCACCAACGACATCCAGTACAACCGGGTGGCCTCGACCCTTGGGCTGGGGAGATGAGCGGCGCCCCGCCGTCCGCGCCCCGGCCGCTGCTGAAGGTGTGCGGGGCGACCCACCCCCGGGAGGCCGTCGCTGTCGCCGCGCGGGCCGATCTGGTCGGCCTCTGGTACGGCGTCGACGGCGGCGCCCACGACCTGGCCGCCGCCGCCCTGCCGGAGCTGGCCGACGCCGTCTGCGGCAGTGGCCGGGCCGAACCCGTCCTCGTCACTTTCCTGCACGACGCCGACCGGGTCGCGCGGGTGGCCCGGGCCGCCCGTATCCGCTGGATCCAGCTCCACGCCTACCAGCCGCCCCGGACCGTGGCAGCCCTGCACTCCGCGCTGCCCGGCGCGGTCGTCGTCAAGGCCGTGCACGTCCTCGACGGGCACTGCGCCGAACGCCCTTTCCTCGGCGCCTACGCGCGGGCGGGCACCGACCTGTTGGTCGTGGACGCCGCGACCCGCGACGGGGGCGTCGGCAGCACCGGCCGGCACCTCCCGCCCGAGGTGCTGGAGCCGCTGCTGCCCGCCCTCAGGCTGCCCTTCCTGCTGGCGGGGGGCCTGACTGCGGCCGACGCGGTACGCGGCCCGGCCCTCGGGGCGCACCCCGGCTTCCGGGGCGTGGACGTGGACAGCGCCGCCCGGGGGGACGACGGCCTGCTCTGCGCCCACCGGGTCGCCGCTCTGGACCGTGCCTGGACCGGGACGGACGTACTGCCTCATGCCCGGCGGGACGGCGCGACCCACACCCCGATCCGGGCGGCCGCCCCTCCCGCCCCGTCCGCACCCACCCCCCGAGGGAACTCGACATGACGCTGCCCTTCCTCTCCGCACTCCTCAGCGCGGAGCGCCCCCTGATCATGGAAGTGAAAGCCCGCGATGCGCACGGCGGCGACCTCCTGCGGGGCAAGGCCCCCGGCGACCTGGCCGCCGCCTACGAGCGGGCCGGTGCCCCGTGCGTGTCCGTCGTGACCGGCCGGTGGTTCGGCGGATCGGCCGGCATGCTGCGGGAGGTCACCGCCCGGGTCGATGTCCCGGTGCTGCTCAAGGACTTCGTCACGCGCCAC contains:
- a CDS encoding acyl-CoA dehydrogenase family protein yields the protein MRHRNADQQALCAGMVQWGKALSEGHVEADAQAAFDPARWQQVCRSGVLGLPFPERWGGAGQTLTTTLHVLETLGETCRETGLSFCVTTSMASTGVPLAVFGTDAQRERFLPGICSGELIGAHAVTEPDSGSDAMAMATRAERDDEDFVLTGGKAFVSNGPIADVFVVYARTHPDGGPLGTTAFLVERGTPGLFVGEPTAKMGLRTAPLSTLHLDGCRVPADRVLGRVGGGLLVLDHVMKREILFGFSVGLGEMRHRLDRAIAYARERRAFGHPIGDYQAVSHRVVDMKIRTDTAAKWLYDTAEQLTAGEDITADLAITKILASEAALSTSLSAIRVFGGAGYLTEVGLEKDLRAAVAGTLYSGTNDIQYNRVASTLGLGR
- a CDS encoding ectoine synthase — protein: MIIRNLENVKTVEWGNGLSRRFILAADGLGYSITDTTVRAGTKSRLEYRNHLETCYCIEGSGEVVELDGTSHPLTPGVLYALDNHDPHFLVASPHEDLRLVCVFAPALRGDEVHQLDEHVSSAY
- the trpA gene encoding tryptophan synthase subunit alpha, yielding MADFFTEARTRDELGLAVFLNAGDPPLPVLADCVAMLDESGVDCLELAVPFPDSPTDGPVVRRSADRALAEGVALAETLAFVEAVRPSLKRLRIALLADWSHSLRTSPPAAYARAVADSGADALLVHGLPPRARAAHHEALREAGLPEVTTCYPASPPATVAEAAAHATGYLYVVARYGRSGGGTSPGGHAGLAPFVGALRDLTASPIAVGFGVSTAEDLASVALSGADAAIVGSAGVSALERARETGADPVNAYRSFTAALGRPCTAVPRPRGGERDHPEP
- a CDS encoding N-(5'-phosphoribosyl)anthranilate isomerase: MSGAPPSAPRPLLKVCGATHPREAVAVAARADLVGLWYGVDGGAHDLAAAALPELADAVCGSGRAEPVLVTFLHDADRVARVARAARIRWIQLHAYQPPRTVAALHSALPGAVVVKAVHVLDGHCAERPFLGAYARAGTDLLVVDAATRDGGVGSTGRHLPPEVLEPLLPALRLPFLLAGGLTAADAVRGPALGAHPGFRGVDVDSAARGDDGLLCAHRVAALDRAWTGTDVLPHARRDGATHTPIRAAAPPAPSAPTPRGNST